In Malus sylvestris chromosome 15, drMalSylv7.2, whole genome shotgun sequence, a single genomic region encodes these proteins:
- the LOC126602039 gene encoding transcription factor bHLH30-like, which translates to MLPFQNYSESERQSWSSQNRNNNNLRDGADSILSSAASATETAKSAEASTSHKEAERRRRQRINAHLSTLRTLLPNTTRTDKASLLAEVVQHVRELRRQADDLARQGRAGSEAWPFPAESDEVTLNYCNGGTKLLKATLSCEDRPGLNRDLVQAIRSVRARAVRAEMMTVGSRTKNVVVMQWAGGGGEEGFRALKRALKAVVENRTSGSRLGKLVSSNNRGRVFEDADEDMSFY; encoded by the exons ATGCTTCCTTTCCAGAACTACTCTGAGTCGGAGCGACAGAGCTGGTCCAGTCAAAACCGCAACAACAACAACCTAAGGGACGGCGCAGATTCCATCCTGAGCTCGGCGGCATCGGCGACGGAGACCGCCAAGTCAGCAGAAGCATCCACCAGCCACAAGGAAGCCGAGAGGCGGCGCAGGCAGCGTATCAACGCCCACCTCTCCACCCTCCGTACTCTCCTCCCCAACACCACCCGG ACGGACAAGGCGTCGTTGCTGGCGGAGGTGGTGCAGCACGTGAGGGAGCTGAGGAGGCAAGCTGATGACCTGGCGCGACAAGGCCGGGCCGGGTCGGAGGCCTGGCCGTTTCCGGCCGAGTCGGACGAGGTGACGCTGAACTACTGCAACGGCGGGACCAAGCTGTTGAAGGCGACACTGAGCTGCGAAGACAGACCGGGTCTAAACCGGGACTTGGTACAGGCAATAAGGTCTGTTCGGGCAAGGGCTGTGCGGGCTGAGATGATGACGGTCGGCAGTCGGACCAAGAATGTGGTGGTGATGCAGTGGGCTGGCGGTGGCGGGGAGGAGGGGTTTAGGGCTTTGAAGCGGGCATTGAAGGCTGTGGTGGAGAATCGGACCTCCGGTTCTAGGCTGGGTAAGTTGGTTTCGAGTAATAACCGGGGTCGGGTTTTTGAGGATGCTGACGAGGATATGAGTTTTTATTGA